The stretch of DNA GAGTTATTTATATTACTTAATGAAAAACCCAAAGCAATAATTAAAAAGAACGAAGAAACAACAATAAAGTTTTTTACAGTAAATTTTTCATACATACTCATAAACATAAGCGCTAAAGCACCTGCTAATATGGTTATTGTTGGAATTAAATAGAAAAATTCACTCATTTTGTTGCTCCTATTTGTAAAATATCATTTAGGTAATAAGTAACAGTTGGTTCAAATTTATTAATAAAAATTTCTGGATAAAATCCCATTAAAAACACTAAAATTATCCAAGGAGCTAATCCTATGATTTCTTTTATTTTTAAATCTCTCATTACTAATTCAGTAGAACCTTCTGGTCTATTTTGTAAAATTGCTCTTTGAAACATCCATAACATATAAGTAGCTCCAATAATAACTGTTAAAGCTGCAACATATCCTAAAGTATGATTAAATTCATATATTCCAAAAATTATTAAAAGTTCAGAAACAAAACCATTAGTTCCAGGAAGTCCAACATTTGCAAATAACATTACTGCAAAAATAAATGTGAAAATCGGTGCTTTTTTAGCAATTCCACCTAAATCTTTTATTGTTTTAAATCCAGTTTGTTCGTGAACTAAACCAATAAGTAAAAATAGAGCTCCAGTTGCTATTGCGTGAGCAATTATTAAATATAAAGCTCCATTTATTCCATAAGAATTTAATGAAAAAATTCCAGCAGAAATGAAACTTAAATGTGATGCTGATGAATATGCAAACATTCTTTTAATATCATCTTGCATAAGTGCAGCAATTCCAAAATAGATTAATCCAAATAATCCAATAGCTACAAACCAAGTTGAAAATTCAACATAAATATCTGGGAATATTGGAATCATAAATCTAACGATTGCATAAACTCCAAGTTTTGCCATAATTGATGAAAGTAAAAAAACTGCACCAGTTGGAGCATTTTTGTATGTTTCCATAATCCAAGTATGAAGTGGAAAAATAGGAATTTTAATTGCAAATGCTGCTAAAAATGCTAAAAATAACCAAACTTTTATATCATAAGGAATAGTAGTTATTTGCATTAAATTATCATATGCAAATGACCATTC from Arcobacter suis CECT 7833 encodes:
- a CDS encoding complex I subunit 4 family protein, whose translation is MSSDILSFIIFLPGVVALGLMLTTRDVNTIRNIAFLTTTVILALVLKIYIEFVPSAGMQFVTNVPWIETYGINYYIGLDGFSLTILMMIAILIPTSYLLLWEGKTKGYWINMLLVQTGVTGTLLSLDIVLFYFFWEVMLLPVFLMIGSYGFGDKVFTTIKVTVYTMAGSLLMFVAILYLGVAYFNQFGEWSFAYDNLMQITTIPYDIKVWLFLAFLAAFAIKIPIFPLHTWIMETYKNAPTGAVFLLSSIMAKLGVYAIVRFMIPIFPDIYVEFSTWFVAIGLFGLIYFGIAALMQDDIKRMFAYSSASHLSFISAGIFSLNSYGINGALYLIIAHAIATGALFLLIGLVHEQTGFKTIKDLGGIAKKAPIFTFIFAVMLFANVGLPGTNGFVSELLIIFGIYEFNHTLGYVAALTVIIGATYMLWMFQRAILQNRPEGSTELVMRDLKIKEIIGLAPWIILVFLMGFYPEIFINKFEPTVTYYLNDILQIGATK